The following proteins are co-located in the Flavobacterium sp. CECT 9288 genome:
- a CDS encoding DUF2007 domain-containing protein: MEAFKTIAIFNYAHEIVVIKHLLEQEAIAFFFENENLVAVDPFSSFAYGGIKLKIHQNDFEKVQALLDHLNNNLKIV, translated from the coding sequence ATGGAAGCATTTAAAACGATTGCCATTTTCAATTATGCTCACGAAATTGTGGTCATCAAACATTTATTAGAGCAAGAAGCAATTGCTTTTTTTTTCGAAAACGAAAATCTCGTAGCAGTCGATCCGTTTAGCAGTTTTGCCTACGGCGGAATCAAACTCAAAATTCATCAAAACGATTTTGAAAAAGTGCAAGCTCTTTTGGATCACTTGAACAACAATTTGAAAATCGTTTGA
- the rnr gene encoding ribonuclease R: MSKRLRKPIKKGKDFTDKILKILSQSANKAFNYKQIGAKLELDDTESRNQIIKDLKILASQNKIIESEPGKFLVKAASQDYYEGKIDMTGRKTAFFVCPDLEDDVFIPTANLNHALDKDIVKVYVYNRRKGKRPEGEVIEVIERHKTDFVGVIDIQANFAFVSTANPKMYTDIFIPKDKIGEAEQGDVVLVHIEDWPKRADSPFGTVVKVLGKPGEHDTEIHAILAEYGLPSEFPIEVETYAQKIDTSITEEEIANRRDMRDTLTFTIDPKDAKDFDDALSFKQLENGNYEIGIHIADVSYYLEEGTILDDEAYQRATSVYLVDRVVPMLPEVLSNFACSLRPHEEKYTFSAIFEITDKAQVVNQWFGRTVIYSDQRFAYEEAQHIIETKQDVIPVEISITGASYQVPAEIVAATLKMDEIAKIFRKKRMADGAISFDKVEVKFNLDDAGEPQGVYFKVSKDANHLIEEFMLLANKKVAEYIGKQKKTFIYRIHDEPNEDKLIAMQTVIAKFGYKIDFRNKGDISKSLNQLMADVNGKKEQNLIDTLAIRSMSKAKYSTDNIGHYGLAFDYYSHFTSPIRRYPDVMVHRLLQFYLDGGKSVDEETYETKCLHSSTMEGLATNAERDSIKYMQVKYMQDHQDQEFLGVISGVTEWGIYVEIIENKCEGMVRIRDIRDDYYTFDEKQYALTGATSGKILQLGDEIFVKVKNADLVKKQLDFNFLRRVSEPIK, translated from the coding sequence ATGAGTAAAAGATTAAGAAAGCCGATAAAGAAAGGGAAAGATTTCACGGATAAAATATTAAAAATACTATCTCAAAGTGCTAATAAAGCATTCAATTATAAACAAATAGGAGCCAAGCTAGAACTTGATGATACAGAGAGTAGAAATCAAATTATAAAAGATTTAAAAATTTTAGCCTCGCAAAACAAGATTATTGAGTCGGAACCAGGTAAATTTTTGGTAAAAGCTGCTAGTCAAGATTATTACGAAGGTAAAATTGACATGACTGGTCGTAAAACAGCCTTTTTTGTTTGTCCAGATCTTGAGGATGATGTTTTTATTCCTACCGCAAACTTGAATCATGCTTTAGATAAAGATATCGTAAAAGTATATGTGTACAACCGCAGAAAAGGAAAACGTCCTGAAGGTGAAGTTATTGAAGTCATAGAACGACACAAAACAGATTTTGTAGGCGTAATTGATATCCAAGCTAATTTTGCTTTTGTCTCTACTGCTAATCCAAAAATGTATACTGATATTTTTATTCCAAAGGATAAAATAGGAGAGGCGGAGCAAGGTGATGTAGTTTTGGTGCATATTGAAGATTGGCCAAAACGTGCTGATAGTCCGTTTGGGACTGTTGTAAAAGTTTTAGGTAAACCAGGCGAACATGATACGGAGATTCACGCGATTTTGGCTGAATACGGTTTGCCATCAGAGTTTCCTATTGAAGTTGAAACTTATGCACAAAAAATAGATACTTCGATTACGGAAGAAGAAATTGCCAATCGTCGTGATATGCGTGATACATTGACCTTTACCATAGATCCAAAAGATGCTAAAGATTTTGATGATGCACTATCATTCAAACAATTAGAAAATGGTAATTACGAAATTGGAATTCACATTGCTGATGTATCGTATTATTTAGAAGAAGGAACCATCCTTGACGATGAAGCTTATCAACGTGCTACATCGGTTTATTTAGTGGATAGAGTAGTACCTATGTTGCCTGAGGTGTTGTCAAACTTTGCGTGTTCCTTGCGTCCGCATGAAGAGAAATATACTTTTTCGGCCATATTTGAAATTACTGATAAAGCGCAAGTTGTAAACCAGTGGTTTGGTCGAACCGTAATTTACTCGGATCAACGTTTTGCTTATGAAGAAGCGCAACACATCATAGAAACGAAACAAGATGTTATTCCCGTTGAAATTTCGATCACTGGAGCATCTTATCAAGTTCCTGCAGAAATTGTTGCAGCAACGCTTAAAATGGACGAAATAGCTAAGATTTTTAGAAAAAAGAGAATGGCTGATGGTGCCATCTCTTTTGACAAAGTCGAAGTAAAATTCAACTTAGACGATGCGGGTGAACCACAAGGAGTTTACTTTAAAGTTTCAAAAGATGCCAATCATTTGATTGAAGAGTTTATGCTTTTGGCAAATAAAAAAGTAGCAGAATACATTGGTAAACAAAAGAAAACCTTTATTTATAGAATCCATGATGAGCCTAATGAAGACAAATTAATAGCCATGCAAACCGTAATTGCTAAGTTTGGTTACAAAATTGATTTCAGAAACAAAGGCGATATTTCGAAATCTTTGAATCAATTAATGGCGGATGTTAATGGTAAAAAAGAGCAAAATTTAATTGATACACTGGCTATTAGAAGTATGAGTAAAGCCAAATATTCTACTGATAACATTGGTCATTACGGACTTGCTTTTGATTATTATTCTCATTTTACATCGCCAATACGTCGTTATCCAGATGTTATGGTGCACCGTTTGTTACAGTTTTACCTTGATGGAGGAAAATCAGTAGATGAAGAAACGTATGAAACCAAATGTTTACATTCCTCAACTATGGAAGGTTTGGCAACCAATGCGGAACGTGATTCTATCAAATACATGCAAGTAAAATACATGCAAGATCATCAGGATCAAGAGTTTTTGGGTGTGATTTCGGGTGTGACAGAATGGGGAATTTATGTTGAAATTATCGAAAATAAATGCGAAGGAATGGTTCGTATTCGAGACATACGTGATGATTATTACACTTTCGATGAAAAACAATATGCATTAACAGGAGCAACTTCTGGTAAGATATTGCAATTAGGAGATGAAATTTTCGTTAAAGTTAAAAATGCCGATTTAGTTAAAAAACAATTGGATTTTAATTTTTTAAGAAGAGTTAGTGAACCTATTAAGTAA